The Alteribacter populi genomic sequence TTATTAAAAACAGCGTTAGCTTCCGCCGCATTTTTTAAAGTCTCAAGGATGCTTTTCCCTTGAGACGAGTGGCGTGAAGGTAGCTGTCCGCTCTATACTTTCTGATCTTTTAAGAATCTCTTGTATAAGTACAAAGAACAGCCGCTTACTCTGCCTCTACTTCGCGCAATTGTTTAATGAAGTTAAATGCTTCGTTCACTTCTTCTTCTGTATAGTTTTGCTTTGCTTTGACCGTAAAGACTTTTTCTTTAATTTCTTCTGCCGACAGATCTTCAAAATAAAGAACCGTTGAGACGAGCTCTAAAAAACGTGAGCTTTGACTGTTTAGGTTGTCGAGTACCTTTTTTGTTTCCGGAAAGTCAAAGCTTGAAATTGTCAGAAACTCCTCTCCTTTTTCCGACAACGCATATCGAAATTGATGATAGCCGCCTTTTTTCTCTTTTACCTCGGATATAAACCCTAAGTCGCGCATTTCTTCCATTCGAAGCGACAATTCTTCTGAGTACGGTCCATAAATGTGAAACTGATATTTTTCATAAAATGGAAATTCTAGCTTTTTGGCGATGTAAACGATCTTCTGAAGCTTTTTACGTCCTACGATCTCGCCTGCCTGCTGAATAAGTGACAGCAGTTTAGCATGCTCATTTAGCATGGTTATCCCCCCTGAGTCATTAACAAAGTTTGAATCCGCTTTTTTATATCTCCGTGCTTGCTGTAATCTTCTAAAAAGTCTTTCGGAAAATAGAGCTTATGGTCTGTTCGTTTCTTTCCTGAAATGGCTTCCACAACATCTGACTCTCTTGATAATTCCCGTAAATCACCGTTAGGCATGAGCAAGTGAATCGGGAGACGCTCTTCTTCTTCCCCTGGGCGATAAAAATCATAAGGTAAGTCAGATGATGAATCGATGACCAAGTAATAACGTGGATCGATCTCGGCTTCTTTAAAAAGCTGAAGGAGCTCTGGCCAAATGTTCATTTGCGTGCTCGGGTCGCATTCTACATATTTAAATAAACGTCGATCCATAAACCGGTCGCACAAGTCTTTTAAAATCGAGTCGGCTTCTTCCTGCCACGCTTGAAAATAATACATGATGACGGACTCATCGAGCTTCAAGTAATCCTCTAACGTTATACTACCTGCGAAAA encodes the following:
- a CDS encoding YwgA family protein produces the protein MLNEHAKLLSLIQQAGEIVGRKKLQKIVYIAKKLEFPFYEKYQFHIYGPYSEELSLRMEEMRDLGFISEVKEKKGGYHQFRYALSEKGEEFLTISSFDFPETKKVLDNLNSQSSRFLELVSTVLYFEDLSAEEIKEKVFTVKAKQNYTEEEVNEAFNFIKQLREVEAE